The nucleotide window AACATAAAGGACATGAAAGAAAATAGTTCTATATATTTACTGGTAgtatacatacaaaattatgTTGAACCATTCCCGAAGTAAAACCCAGAATCAGATTTTCGTGTTGGGGCAAGACACTTTGCCTCCATAGTCACCGGAACTCAGCATCATGATTGTGAATGAGTACAGAAACTTCAAATTCCGGGAGCATTGATAACAAGTAGTGTGCTAGTTATGCAAGGAGGGCACCCTGCTAGGACTTGAGATTGCATTTTATGATTTTTGAAAGAGAGATATACCTACTAATCCGTTCAAATTCAACCCTTGATGGAAAAGGTGGACATTGCCTATGCATAACAAGAGATCAAAGAAGGACCCACATTTATATAAGCACATCTAATGGCTTTTCTCCAATTAAAACCATATGTGGTTGGGGACATCTAGTTGTGATGTTGTTGATCACAAGCTGCGATTGCTAGGCCCCTGGAGCAAGATCGAGCGGAATTCCTATAGGGTTAAGTGGTCGATCTCTTTCAATGTAATCAAAAACAAAGTCCGATTCACAGTTGGGATTGGTTCAAGTCATCTAGACAAACAGCGTCTCACTGCAAATATGCAGGTACAACTTTACCCAAAAAACATTGAATTTGCTTCCGTGTGTGAAAATTTTATGTATAACTTGTATATAATTGTGTTACGAAATGCCGAAAACCATTCAAAGGGACTGATGGTGGATTTATCACTGAATTCAAGCCTTGATACAAACTTTATTAAAACATAGCTGTACATTGGTAAAAGCTAGAACACATCGAACAAAACTAAGGTAAAAGATACACAAAGCTCTACCAAATTAGCCACTCCCTATCAACAGTACCATTCCAGGTATTTACATGACCTCTGATGCATCATTCAACACCATATAAACCTCAATTCTCTCCCTGAAATGGATAGTAGATTTTGAAGATATACGTTCTCAATATCACGAACATCTTCTACTTTGTGGCTGCAAAAACTGCTGGCCCTTCAACCTGAAATTTTCACCCCACCAAGTTGAGAAATCTTGTTGAAAATATAAATCAGCATCACTAAAGTTGGTGTGAAACGTCACCATCAAGTATGTTATTATTGCTTCTTTCACAAACAAAAGCATGATTGGAGGAGACAAGAGGGAGACAAATATGCATTCAAGAATGTCTCCCCATCCTTATCTTCCAAGTCATCTGCCTTGAATTTCGCTCAAGTGCGAGTGTGACTGTGAGAATTAGATTCATTGCCCCTATCAACTCCCCCAGTTAAACACATTTTTTTCAACACAAGTAAcctactaattttttttttttttttagagaatcaAAGGATTTTACTTCTACTCTTATAGTGACTCTAGTAACCTAGAAACTTTTGTTTACTAATCGTAGACATTAAAAAGCTAATAATAAGAAACAAATATGCAAGAAACTTTGACGGTGAGGAACCATATAGCTACATGGTAATAATTGgttttctttaaattttaaGTCACTTAAATTACCTTAAATGTTGCACCCCAGATCTCTTCATCAGTAGCCGGTACAGCAGTGATTACATTTTTAGGATTCTCATAGCTTCTCAGTCCTCCAACACTTGTGGAGTAGAAACACCCTGCACAAATCAGAGACATAATTGTTAACAAAGAGTAGATTTTTCCATGTACATGTATCATCATCATGTTATGAATTTTCATGATTTGTGGTCCAAAAAGCTAGAGAATCAAGTACCATTGGATCCTGATCGTTCTATTAATGAATGTACTAGCAGACCATAAATATTGTACCCACCTTGAGGGAATGAAGCAAGTGACTTGCCACAGGCACCCTTAAGTAACTCCGCATCATCAGCAAAGGCCACATATCCATCAGCAGTGATTCCCCAAGAGAGAGGGACCTTGCCAAATTGGTCCTGTTACACACCAAACCCAATTGTTATTAGAGGtcaaatatcaaaactattagcTTAACCAACAGTTCTCGGTGGATCGCTGACTTACAGAAGCAACAAACACGGTGGAGGTGGACTTGTCAAATACAATGAAAGCAAAATTTCCGTGGAGATGGCCAACAACATGGTTGGGTGGGTAAGGTGCCCGATCGCGAAGCGCCTTGTAAGCCTCAATGACCAAAATCACTTCATTTGCAGACTTGGCCAGGCCATATTGCTGCCTCAAGCTTCCCAAGTTGTCAAGTGCTCCCTCAAACAAGCAGAATACCTCATCCTTAACAGCAAACGACCTGCAAGTTTACCATTCAAGTCAGACAATAAACTAGTAGTGTTTTTGTAATCCAATATGCACCATGAATTTTACAACCTACACAACGAAGACTAATCAAATAAACATACAATTGTATACAACAAACCTATGAAATTGCCAGTTAACTTTACTATTTGTTTGACCTGTCACACTGACTCAATTATTTGTGTGTTAATATAAAGACTTCATAAACAGCAATAATTGAATCTTTAACATACAGTTGGAAGGTTCCAACTTGTCTTGATTGATTTGAAATTCATGTTACAAGTTAAATTTTCGAATAAATGCATAGGCCAATATTAAATATCCATGAATAAAACAACACCATTGAATAATTGAGTAGCATCACCATCATCCACTGTATCAATCTCAAACTATGGAACTTATGTAGGTCCCCCCACCCACTTAGGCCATCCTCATCGTCATCAGCAGTCTCTCTCAATATTTCGCCTTGACACTACGAAATTGATCCAGACATCCACCAAATGGGTATTTCTAGCTACGGATGGAGTCTTATTTACGGATGGGGCCTTATCCAGACATTCAATTCAGAAAATAattttcatgaaaaaaaaaaaccggcttcatttttttctttctaaatatctaaaattgaaaaagaaaacaggGAGCAGAAATCCACGGATTTATTGTGAAATAAAGGCAAAGACAAATACATATTTATTGAAGTTACGCCACGGGGCGCAATCACGTTGAGCGTGAGCCATTCGAGGACAATCAAGTCAACATGATAAACGTCGCGTGGCGGTCATGCGAGACACCACTCAAGACCCTTTAGTGATCCCGAAggagatcatcatcatcagatcaACGATTACCATGATTTGATTGTGAAATCATGACCGACGATTGATTCTCTGACCATTTTCATGCCGGTTCAGATTTCAATCTCCAACCACATGAACAatatcttctaaaaaaaaaccaCATGAACAATAAGCAAGCACATAATTCAATTCATCATATCATGTATAGGATCTGATATAGAAAAATAAAGTTCTACTGATCTTATTCTTTCTTTAATGGATTCTTACTCAGTTTGATTacgaaaatggaaaaaaaaaaaaaatctagcagTAAAACGGCGCCGGATAAGTTGATGCTAAAGTTCAAGACAGTGTTATATTCCGGCG belongs to Rosa chinensis cultivar Old Blush chromosome 4, RchiOBHm-V2, whole genome shotgun sequence and includes:
- the LOC112197969 gene encoding stem-specific protein TSJT1 gives rise to the protein MLGVFSSAIVSPPDELVAAGSRTPSPKISANALINRFVESNASAVSIQVGDNVQLAYSHDNESPIQPRSFAVKDEVFCLFEGALDNLGSLRQQYGLAKSANEVILVIEAYKALRDRAPYPPNHVVGHLHGNFAFIVFDKSTSTVFVASDQFGKVPLSWGITADGYVAFADDAELLKGACGKSLASFPQGCFYSTSVGGLRSYENPKNVITAVPATDEEIWGATFKVEGPAVFAATK